The Hypanus sabinus isolate sHypSab1 chromosome X1, sHypSab1.hap1, whole genome shotgun sequence genome window below encodes:
- the mrpl10 gene encoding large ribosomal subunit protein uL10m yields the protein MAAVSGLLLNSRGWLPFQLIVRHGSKAVTRHRKPMHILRQKLLAVTEYIPPKPAIPERCIKPRQQEVQEPSALEKLIRRDVEKAFNENKMIAVFQNNSINSEELRLLRHRMLKHDIRMKFFPNRVLQSYVTETKYVNLLPLFIGRNIIAVSKELKTKELLHIVRSTPQITLLGACIEDALFSKQGVVKYSTLPGLQVIRGEVVSGLTQMTSQTYQLLNNGPVLLTTLLGQYLKQQNEAATGQKDSVKEEPKESERIQGS from the exons GGTGGCTTCCTTTCCAACTTATTGTGCGCCATGGATCTAAAGCAGTTACACGACACCGCAAGCCCATGCACATACTGCGCCAGAAGCTGTTGGCTGTCACAGAATATATTCCACCAAAGCCTGCTATCCCAGAAAGGTGCATCAAACCCAGGCAGCAAGAGGTTCAAGAG CCATCTGCCTTAGAGAAACTGATACGGCGTGATGTGGAAAAAGCATTCAACGAGAATAAAATGATTGCAGTTTTTCAGAACAACTCCATTAATTCTGAGGAACTAAGGCTACTTCGGCATCGAATGTTAAAACACGATATTCGCATGAAGTTTTTCCCTAATCGG GTCCTGCAATCATATGTAACAGAGACCAAGTATGTGAATCTGTTACCTTTGTTTATTGGACGCAATATCATTGCTGTGAGTAAGGAGCTCAAAACAAAAGAGCTACTCCATATTGTGCGCAGCACACCTCAGATCACCTTACTAG GTGCCTGTATCGAAGATGCCCTCTTTAGCAAACAGGGAGTTGTTAAATATTCCACGCTCCCAGGACTGCAGGTCATCCGTGGGGAGGTTGTAAGTGGGCTGACTCAGATGACATCGCAGACGTATCAGCTCCTGAACAATGGTCCTGTGCTCCTCACGACTTTGCTGGGGCAATACTTGAAACAACAGAATGAAGCTGCTACTGGACAGAAAGATTCAGTAAAGGAGGAGCCCAAGGAATCCGAGAGAATCCAAGGATCTTAG